ATTCAGAATCCTTTAAACACCTCAACTCAATGTGTACAGAACAGAACTCAttagacacacatacataccccAACAGTCACCAGCCCCCAGCTTCATTGCCTGTATTCCTAGATAGGAATGATGCTAAATGATGCTGCCTGAGACTAAAACCCAGGAAGCATCCTtaatgctctttttctctccttttttgctaagagaaaacagaagagcatAAATCATGATCCCTGCCTAGTTGCTTACTTCTCAAGTAGCTTACTTGTGTTTGGAAAGCTAAGACAAAGACAAATCAGTTAAAGACACAAATTGTATGATAAATATACATGATTCCTTATCGCCAATGTGTTTTACACTATGGCTTAGGAGTTGAGAAAAAGATACAGTCACTCCAAGTGGACATGGTTTTGAAATAGTCCAGGATGTAACTGATAAAGAGCACCCTACTGCCTTGATGACCTGTGCTTCATTAGTACATTCTCCCTGATCCTTTTTTACCAGGAAAACACACACAAGTGACCCTTTGTTGATACCTATTTTAAGCAAGGTTGCCATTTGCGATTTTAATCTTTTCATCTCCTGAGCGTCCCACCAGCAGTCCCCGGAAATGCCTCTTAAAGTTGATAGAGCCTGTGACTGCCTCTCTGATGCCTCTCTTCTTCAGCACCTCGATGCTATACTGCTGTTCCAGGTTAGAGTTCAGTGGGTACTGGTAACGTTTCTGCAGTATGCTGTGGGTTTGAAGGCCCCTTCCCCTTGCCATGGTGCTGTGAAAgatacctacctacctacctgtaCTTATCTGTTCTGTCTTTGAGGCTAAACAAGCCTAATTGCCACAGCCACCATTTCAGGGCTGGTTTGATGGCcctttggaagacatttttacATTAGTTGAGGTTAATTAAAATATTGAAGTACTATTATTGGAACATGGGATAGCAACAGGTCCAAGTCTCACAACCATAAAAATGGTTAGATCTCACCTGTGGATTAttactcagtttctttttctgtgtggacatcactttttttttttttaaagtgctttctcAGTTTCCTCCAGAGTACTTTGTCCTCTTGGGTACCTCTTGATTTCATTATCTCTAAGCATATTTGGTTTTGtactgttttttaatcttttttgtttgtttacttatttattctgagagaaggaggcaggagagaatcccaagcagggtccactctgtcagcgcagagcctgatgctagacttgaattcacaaaacaaaataccatgacctgagctgaaatccagagttggtcacttaacctcagccatccaggcacccctctaagcATATTGGTCACCCCAAATACTAAAGTCTACTTCCAAAGCACAACCTTAGGAATGGAGCAGCGGTGAGAAGATTTTCTCACTTTGATAATGATTGTGCTTCTCAAGTTGAGGAGGACAGTTTAGCTCCAGTTTTTCTCTGCAGTAAGGTGCCATGATATtgcctgtttatttttactttaaggaCCAGTGTAGCCCTGGAGATGCGGTCCCTCTGCTGGCAGGCAGAGCACTCTTGGTGGTAAAAGTATGGCTTCTAGCCACAGCTCCTATCTGGAAGCCAGTACAAAGGAAGATGTTAATAACACAGACTGCCAGCATGACTTTTGTATTAAGGCAGTCAGATTTACTTAACTGAGTAGCCCCCAAAGCTATCAATGCACTTTAGTTCAGTATAATAAAAGTAATTGCTAAACTTTAATGATAGTGCACATGATAATGACCCTGAATTGTTAAGAAAGAACAGATTGTGTTCAGAggaagatataatttttaaaagacttcttctatcaaaaatatttaaaaaatttttaatggtacTTGAAGTGTAAACTTAATGCAGAAAATTCACTTTAGGTTGAATGTGCATTTAGGTTGAATGCACATGTCTGAGTTGTTATTGAAGTATGTTTAATGTGATTATCTGACAGTAAAGGTAACTGATGACTTTGTAGTTTTTCCTTTTGCACTAATACTAAGTGGAAGAGAGGGAACGTGCTCTATTAAGACCAAAAATGGTTACATGTTTTGGCCAAGGTTACACAACTAGTAAGGGGGGGGAATACTCACCACTGTCTCCCAGTGCTCTGTCCTGTGACAAGATACTGTGCTGTTGGTTCCACCTGACAGAGCGGCAGGGCACGTCCCCGCAGGGTCCTCCCAGGACTCACTTCTCTGTGAGCTACAAAGCGTACAGCTGCATGAGGAGTGTGTTAAGCTTCTGTGTACATATCGTTGTGTCTAAGAGTTGGAAATGACCTAACAGTCAGTCACCCAGGGGTGTCACTGGTGTCTCCCTTTTCTAGATTTAGGAAGGAGATATTTGCCATTCTCATACAGCAGGGGGAGCTTCTTCCTGGTGGCCTTTCAGATGTTGCCTTTTTGAAACTTTTACTGAAGGACAATATATAGGCAGGAAAATGCACATATTATAAGTATACTGCCCAGTGAGGCTCTTTCCCAGTCACCTTTTGTCTTCTGCTTGTTAGATTTTGGCCCTGTTGCCAACACATAGTTTAAAGTTCACCatccccggggcacctgggtggcttagttagtcaagcatcgactttggctcaggtcatgatctcacggttggtgggtttgagccctgcttcaggctctgtgctgacagttcagagcctggagcctgcttcagatcctgtgtctccctttctctgctcctcccgcacTCAAGCAAGCTTgctcgcttgcttgctcgctctctcaaaaataaataaaccttaaaaaaaattttaagttcaccATCCTCATGCACCTGGTATAATATTTCtggaagaatcttttttttcttggtttatttacAATTCAGTGACCGGTTTCAAATTTGAAGTAAGCATCTGCTAAGACATttgtagtctttctttttttttttttttatgtttttaaatttatttttgagagacagagagagcgcgagcaggggagggtcagagagagagggagacacagaatccgaagcaggccccaggcttcgagctgtcagcacagagcccaacgcgggcccgaacccaagaaccgcgagatcataacctgagccgaagctggacgctcaaccgactgagccacccaggcgcccctgtagtctTCCTAATCTATAGTCTCATGTAGGTCCTTTTAAATGCCAATGGCACCACTAAAACTACTGTCTTGCtagttgtgaaaataaaatagtggaaTCTTTCTTCATGCAGAGTAGTTTGAACAATAGATTTGACCATtagttcttggttttattttgttttgtatttagaGTGATGTTTTGGCAGTTTTTCACCACCTGGTCTTAAAAATCTCCCTGAGTCCAGAAAGGGTGAGCACCTGTTCTTTGGTGCTTGGTGTTTTGTGTGTGCTTTCTACCATCTCACAACAATCCTTTGAAATATCAATACTGAGTTCCAacttcagatgaagaaaccaaggttcagagaggttaagtaatttgcctaagatCCTATAGATAGTAAATGTCAGAGCTAGAAGTAGaatgtgagtttttcatattcCACAATCTGTGCTCTTTTCATTAAAAGCACTCTGCTTCAGAGGCCAGAGGGGCATGGAAGGTAGGAGGCCAGTGTAGGCTGTCGTAGGGTCAGCTTTCCTGGAAAGGCACCTCATGGCTGGGAGATAAAGTCAGAgattgaagaaaggaagaattagcTGGAAGAGACTATCAACATTTGTCCAACACATGTTTATTAAGCTCCCCTCAGGACTTCACCAGTTTCATAGTCAGATGGTAGTATCCTAAGGAATTacagttcagagagagagatattgaaAAGTTGTATAGAAGTCCAGAAAATTGGAGCACTTCAACTATTTAGGCTTAGTAAAACCCAGACATCCAGAAACACAAAGCAGCTTTTGAAAGCACTAAGCTCTCTGAGCAGGAAATGCACTTAGCCTTTCTTGAATCTAGTATCATTTTTGCCCACCACAACTCCACAGTTGTCCTGGATAACTTATGGAAGTGATTGACAGGGGTTGTCTGATGTAGAATGACTGCTTGTGGAGTATGGTAAAATGCTTCTTGAAGGCCTAGGAGAACGttgcaggtgggggctgggctgagAACACATCATGCCGCCTCCTTGCAGTGACAGAACCTTGCTGTTCCCCAGGAGATTTCCTGTTTTCTTGCTTAGAGCCTAGGAGTCAGCAGCTGCTTGTAATTCCATCTTTCAGTGTATCTGAATTGTGAAAGTATTGATCTCTATTTTCATTGCCCCAGGAAGGGAGCAGAAGGATTCCTATGTTACTGTTCGCAGAATTATGTCCAACCAATTAGTCATGCTGAGAAACCATGTTACAACTgtaatttctctaaatatttccaAACCAAGATTTGCAGTATAGTGTGTTAAATTTTTGTCAGTGTTgtggacttaaaaataaataattatttcataggAATACCCAGACCTAAAACAAAAGTATATGTTGACCAACTGGAGTTAATAATGtgcccaaaattttattttccaaacaatTCTTTTCAATGATATTTCTTCTCTATAAGATAAAGATCACTGTGAATGATCTCTTAAAAAGTATGAAGAATGTTACTTAAATTTGAGAATTTAATAGGGCTGGCCTTATATTTTAATTAGGTAAATACCGTTCATTTATGGAATCAAATATATGTGGACACTTAGAAGCAGTTTTAGAGTGTCCATTCTCTTTACAACATGAGTAACATCTGGTGAATTTCATAGTGTGGAAATGTTCTTTGGAGGATAACCATACtaacttcttctttctctttgtttgtcTAGTGAGAATTCAACAGAGGCCATAGCAGTAGACTCTAACAATCAGTCCAAGTCCCCACTGGAGAAGTTTATGGTCAAACTGTGCACCCATCATCAGAAGCAGTTCATTCGTGTTCTGAACGACCTATACACCGAATCCCAGCCGGGCACAGAGGACCTGCCACCTGATTCTGGAGCAATGGATGCATCCACTTGTAGTGCTGGCTGTGCCCAGCTAGGCACCAAACATAAGGAAAAGGATGCTGTGTGTCTCGATATGAAGTCTCCTACTTCTGTAGATTTGTTTGTAGACTCCTCGGGCTCTCACAGCCCTCCACACTTGACAGAACAGACCCTGGAGGAGCCCCCTCCCGAGACAGAGTCTGTAGATGGAAGACAAAATGCCTTGACTAATATCCAGAAGGATTCCTCTGAACTTCCAACCACTAAGCCTAATTCTGGTAGTTCAATGGATAGTTCCACTCTGGGATACCTCACTGCATCGAATTCTTCCTCATTAAACTTCCACCACATCGCTAAGAGCTTGGAGGGGCAAACCACTGGACAGGAGCAAGACACAAATGTGAAAATACACGAGGATGGGAAAGACCATATGCAGAGCTCAGCTTTAGTAGAAAGTCTGTTTGCAGTAAAAGGGGCATCTGACAATAGTGAGGAGAGCAACAGCTGtattatttctcaaagaaattcATTCAAAGCTTTATCAGAAGAGGCTTGGGACTCAGGGTTTACCGGGAATTCACCTAGAACTGCTGACAAAGAGAATGCTTTACTGTGTAGCTCGAAAACACCTTCGCACCAGGAGTTAGAGTCCAGTGAACAAGATTCACGGCCAAAACAAGAGAACCATCTTCACTCACTGGGAAGAAATAAGGTGAGTTATCATTTACATCCCAGTGATAAGGGCCAGTTTGATCATTCCAAAGATGGTTGGTTAGCCCCCAGCCCGATGCCAGCTGTACACAAAGCATCTAATGGACATTCACGAACCAAGCTGATATCAACCTCCATTAAGACAGCTCGGAAAAGTAAAAGGGCATCAGGGTTGAGGATAAACGATTATGATAACCAGTGTGATGTTGTTTATATCAGTCAGCCAATAACGGAATGCCACTTTGAGAATCAAAGATCAATATTATCATCTCGGAAAACAGCCAGAAAGAGTACTCGAGGATATTTTTTCAATGGTGATTGCTGTGAGCTGCCAACTGTTCGCACACTGGCCAGAAATTTACACCCCCAAGAGAAAGCGAGCTGTTCAACGCTGGAACCGGAGGCAGTGGTCACTCCCAAGCAGACCCTTACACTTTCAGCCCCTGGACCCGCCGTGGGTGTGCAGCATCCCAGAGAGGATGACCACAAAGAACCTAGTAAAGAAATAACCTCCCtcaaggaaggaaacagagatgcTTCCTCTGAGAAGGAATCTCAAGAGCCTGAGGTTTGCGCCATGACAAATAAACCAAGTCCAAGCAGCTCTCCTAGGTCCCAGGAAACGACAGCCTCCAGCCTGGTGTCACCTCCCCCTGTTCACCTTCCTGAAGAGGACATGCCAGAAGGCAGCTCCGTGGTCTCAACTCCTGCAGCAAGTGGGATGGCTTCCCCTGAACGAGACCAGCAACCAGTTGAACTGCTGGAAATCAAAGAGGGGACTGTCACCCAAGACTGTCACTTGGTTTCCTCTCTTGAGAGCATTTCTGAGGGAGGCAGTGAAGATGTTGTTTCTAGGCCTCATTCTTCTCCTGAAACAGTCAGTAGAGAGgaaaatcctctgtgctcagAAAGTCAGAGTCCCCCAGGGGGCTTAGAGCCTCCTCTGAGCCTGGGAAAAGCTGAAGACAACCAAAGCATCAGTACTGAGGCTGAGACTGAAGACACTCAGGAGCTAGATACTGACCCACTCTTGAAGGAAAGCAGCACTTTTACTAATGAAAACTCCAATGAAATTGAGGAAAGTGAGAAAGCAGGTGGTACAGGAAAATTAGAAGGACAGAGCAGTGATGTAAAATATGTTTCAGAAAAAGATATGTATGATCAAAACATTGACTCATCCGAAGAGAATTtggacaagaagaaaaaaggtaaaaaactCCCAGAGGCTTCTGACAGGTGCCTAAGAAGTCAGCTTCCAGATCCTTCCTCCTCTGATAGGTGCCTAAGAAGTCAAAGTTCGGATTCATCCTCCACTATTCCTGAGATCAAGGTTTCCAAAACTCCTAGTATGAAACGTTCTAAAAAAGAAGGGTGCCCTGGTGAGACAACACCTGAGGGCCTTCTGGCAGACGGTCTCCAGACGAAAGCTCTGGAGGACACCGAAAACCCAGATGTCAATGACAACCCCTCTGAGAAAGATGCTGAGCAGGAGGGCAAAGAAGGTGGGATCATTACCAGGCAGACTTCTAAAAACATGCTGGCAAAAGAAGtcaaaggggaagaaggaggtaTTTTCCCCAGCGGTGATCCCATGACCACAGTAGGCCAGCCCTTGCCTGGAGAAAGACTGGAAATCTATGTTCAGTCTAAGTTAGGTGAGAAAAAGGCTCATGCTCCCTTGGAAAGTGTTCCTTGTACTTTCCCAGAACAATCAAAAGAGAAACCAGAACCAGTTCCTGCACGCGATACAGAGGAGGTTGTGAATGAGGTCGGCGGTGCAAATACCCAGCATAAAGATGACGAGAGTGATGCGCCATCCAGTGCACTTGGCTTAGCAAGTGGTGGAAGTGGTGATACGGCCGAGCCCCCACAGTGGGTCCCGAGGCTTACAAGACTGACCTCTTCTACCTACAACCTCAGACATGCTCATTCTCTGGACTCCTTGGATACTGCGAAAGTGACTTCAGAAAAGGAAGCAGCACAGGGAAACCCAAAGccaaaggaaaatgaagcttCAGAGAATGGAGAGCCCTTAGACGAGAATGATGTGGACACAGTGATAGATGACCAGCCAAAGTTTGTAGAATGGTGCGCGGAGGAGGAGAACCAAGAGCTCATTGCCAACTTCAATGCCCAGTACGCGAGAGTCCAGAAAGGCTGGATCCAGTTGGAGAAGGAAGCTCAGCCAACGCCAAGATCAAGGAACAAGTCAGATAAACTGAAGGAGatttggaaaagcaaaaaaaggtCACGGAAATGTAGGGGTTCATTGGAGGTTCAAAAGTTTTCTCCTATTCAGATGCTGTTTATGACAAACTTTAAATTATCTAATGTTTGCAAATGGTTCTTAGAGACAACTGAAACCCGGTCTCTGGTGATCGTGAAGAAGCTCAATACTCGTCTTCCAGGAGACATCCCCCCTGTCAAGCATCCTCTACAGAAGTTCTCTCCTTCCAGTCTGTACCCCAGCTCACTACAGGCTGAACGCTTGAAAAAACACTTGAAGAAATTTCCTGGAGCTACTCCTGCCAGGAACAATTGGAAAACACAGAAGCTATGGGCTAAATTTCGAGAGAATCCGGATCAAGTGGAGCCAGAGGACGGCAGTGATGTCAGCCTCGGTCCCAATTCTGAAGACAGCGTAGAAGAGGTCAAGGAAAGTAGAAATACCCATCCTCCCACAAACTCACCTACCCCAGCCAGTACTCGGATCCTCAGAAAATACTCCAATATTCGAGgaaagctcagagcccagcagtgTTTGATcaagaatgagaaaatggagagccCATGTGGACAAGCTGTGGAGAGTAAACAGAGTTGTAAGAGTGTCTGCATCAACCCTCTGATGTCCCCCAAGCTTGCCCTGCAGGTGGATGCAGATGGGTTTCCCATTAAGCCCAAGAGCACTGATggaatgaagggaaggaaagggaagcaggCGTCTGAAATCTTGCTGAAAGCAGACGTGCAGAATAAACGCAAGAGGACAGAAAGCGGCAGCGCTCAGGACAGGAAGGACAAGGGACCTGTGGTGAAAGCCAGCAAAGAAAAGCATAGTGATGGATCCACCAAAACCCCTGCTGCCAAGAAGCCAGCTGCAAGGGACAGAACCAGCCAACTGCCCAAAAAGACATCCTTGAAAGAGAATAAAGTGAAGATCCCCAAAAAGGCCCCTGGGAAGAACTGCCCTCCCGctaggagggaaaaagaaaatacaaacaaaagacCTGCCCAGCCAGCTGCCTCGGAGACAGTGACGAAGCCTGCAAAGCAAAAGGGGGCAGGTGAATCCTCTTCAAGGCCACAGAAAGCCACCATCAGGAAGCAGAGCAGTGGAAAGTCTCGGGCCAGACCCTTGACGAAAACCCCAGAGAGCAGTGCGGCCCAGAGAAAGCGAAAGCTGAAGGCAAAGCTGGACTCTTCCCACGGCAAACGGAGACGGCTGGATGCAAAGTGATGGCAAGGCTGGGAGCCAAGAGTTAAACTGTCCTACGGAAGTAACCCTTCGTTTTGCATTAACTAAACCTGCTTTTATAAGCTTATCCAGCCTTTCATATCTGCAGTTAATGGAGAACACCACAATTTAAGATGTCAGAAAATGCATCTCAGATGGAGAAGGGAACTTGCAGAGTCTTTCTCTGAAGCTGAGTAAGGgaagttatatattatattctggTTGTTCCTTGGGTTTTAAACTTGGAACCAagcagttttagtttttaaaagtacagtgccttatttatcctttttgtttttaaatttacaaaagcTAAAAAGCTGATCTATGTGATTAAAGGCTTGTATTTTATACTTGATGCACAAGCACTTGTACTGTAGCCGAGAAGACCACCATCATGCACATAAAAGTAGCTTTTCAGCAGCCACCCTGCAGTGTCTGTACCTGAACAGACACTCCTCTTTGCAAACCCTCACACTGAacttccctctctgtcttgtttgtttgtttaaatgatATTCGAAAGCTAAACCAAATCATTTTTATGGTATGTAGAGAATGCAGAgggaatttattattattataaaagatgaatatttctgttaccccttttaaaaaatcctaattcTGTTCATTATTGGTCACTCTTCTCACTTTTGATCCTTTGTCATTTGAGAAAATGTATTCCAAATTATGCACCCATGGGACAGATGTGTCACATGGTGTTAATATTGGGTTATgacctttaaaaattgtttagatCCCCCCAAGTGATTCGCATTACTGATTCTTgccatccttttcttttctggccTTGCAAGCTTGCTAGCGCTCTAACGAGGTTTTCATCcaacttttggggggggggggtgtaggattttttttttcatcttgtaacTGTAACTTGACAGTTAGGCTAAGAGTGACTGTTCTAATATTCTTTCTTACTCTGAATACTTCCATATTCAAAGAAAGCCAGGTTGTTATTTCCAGTAATAGAAAAGTTTAATAAGAGTTTGTGCATGTGCATTTGCCTGTGGCTATTAGCCACAGATGTCTCCCCGCCCCAGTTCTGCAGTAAAATTCTTTGTCGCCATGCAGTGTGCTAGGGCATTCATGAGCTGGTAAATCAGCACAGGCCAGATGGCTTAAATGTGGCCCAGGGTCTCTGTGAGAGAGTTTGGCATGAGACTCAGAAAGGTCTAAACAGCACAGAGTTATGTAAAGGTCAGAGCAATTTTGCTGTTGGAGGAAGCAGCCCGGCTCATAGTGAGCCCACATCGCTCCTCCCATGTGGAGCTGACGTTCAGTGGGTGTGTTCCAATGTGAATGGACATGTTGAGAGTGGGTGTTAGCATTCTAATTGGTTAGCGCCATATTGGTAGGTGATGCGTGTAGTGTTATTCCTGCCTCtgtcatgtcaggctctgttccaTGGCTCAGAATTGAGAGCTGCGGTGTTTGTAAGTGATGTTGTTTGCCTTTCCTGAGTGACGCCGGAGGTGGTTGCATTGGCTTTACCCTGATGCCTGTAACACTGCTCTGTTAGAGCACAGTGTGAATTCCACATTTCCACTGGGCCACTCTACACAAAAAGGCTTGGTTGTTAAAGCTTCAACCAGCTTCTCTAACATGCTCTGTCACAGAAGTAAGCTTGTGTGGACAGGTGCCACTCTGTCCATTTTACTAAAAGTTTTCCACTTAGATTGTTCAGATCTGTTTGGTCCATTTAGATCTGGATGGACTTTTTTCATGTATAGTTCAGCCAAATGATGATAAAACAGGCCTTCTACCCATTCTGTGAAAAGTTTGCTGTATATAATGAAAACTTCTGATGACTGGATAGGACTGGAGAAAAGCATGTGATTCATGGGAAATTGAAAATTGCATTGAATTTCATAGATAGGGACATTTACTATCTTCAGTGAagccttgactttttttttccaatgtctCCTCTATCccatgagtctttttttttctttttagtatcttTGACTTTGGCCATTCAAGAGCTACCTATATTATGAAACTGCTGAGTGTGTATGTTGGCAGCCCTTTCTCAGCATTAAGTTGCACAGAAGCATTAGTATGTTTTGAGTAGGTTTGGCTAATCTTTTAAAAgtggttttaatgtttaaaaaaatattttcatatagtcGTCACTGGACGCTGTTTTTGCAGTGACGTAAACCAGCTGAGGTCTGCCGAGGTCACATGCTCGGACTCCGGTGCCCCCTCAGCTGCACGCAGACTGCCTCGTAGCGGTGCTCGGATTAACTtagggagaggggtggggcagcGTGGGTGGGTGGGCCTTCCAGCTGTCGTCTTTATAATTCATTCCATTACTTCTCTAagtgctttttcattttaaaaagcttacttCCAGATAATAGCTTTTTCTCCCGTCTTAGGCGGCCTTTGAGAAAAggtatgcatgtgtatgcatatttttatacCCTGCAGTGGATCATCTTTAAAATCAACTTACACTTTATAGTAGTAACTGCATTTAAATAGCCTGGGATTCTGCATAAttagaacacttaaaaatttagaattatttttatatttgttgaatctCATTTTTGCTGATTCAGTTAATTTTGctaatagaaagaaaggaaacaaacaaacttgaGGGCTGGCTCTGGAACACCCTTTTACACTTGAGGCTGATGCTAGCAAACCTGTACCCTGGACGCCTGCACGCCAGACTTGGAATTGACCCAAGTTTCCCCGTCTCCCCTGTCTCGCAAAGACCTCCTTTTTAAAGCCATCTTCTCAGTATTGCTTGCCACCACATGCAAAGGCAATCTGTCCCACATTCCAGattccaaattaagaaaaaagaaaattctgctcCTCAGCCTATACTCAGTGAAGTGACTTGTCCCAGTGTTGGAGCTGAAGTTGGTGATCGGAGAACGCTGGTATGACCGCTGAGCTTCTGGGAGAGCTGTAGAATACCTGGGAAGCAAGGACTGAAGCTCTACCACAGCTCCCCAGGGCTGGGCCCTCTTCAGGAGACCCATTTTACCTCCCCCAATTTCTAGCCCATCGGCCTCCCTGGGTTTGGGAGGACAACATGGAGACGGCTCCCCAGGCATGGTCCAGAGCCTCCCTCACTGCACTCCCTCAGACACATAGCAATCTTGCAGCACAGCGGGAAGGCAGTGAACATTTATTCTGCTCTTAAGGCTTCCTGCGTTGGAATGTCACTAGTGTGTGTGAATCTGCAGTTGCTAGTCCCTTAGGCTAATTCTATTGCATCTGTATTTCATTAAAGGTTTCTACACGAGTCTTATCTAAAAGCAGTCATCTTGGGCTGTGGGTTTCATTCTTGCAATAGTGTGCCTAGGAGAGGCACAGCCCGTCGTCTCTTCCCAGGTGTGCTGCCTCTGAGGGGCTCCTCTTTGCATCACACACTGTTCAGACAGGACATCAGTGAAACTCACCCTGCAAGGCAGTTGCTCTGAACTGAGGTTTgctctctttcctgccttgtggTGGATTCATGGTGAGGGCCGAAGCTGCCACTCTCCTCTGTGGCAGCCTTCCTGCTGATCGAAGGACCTAAGAGCTAAGTAGGAAAGGACAGCACGCGACATGATGCAGGTTGGAGATGCTGTAAGTACCACCATCAGCAAGGCAGGTGGCTTGTCACTGCACCAAGGGCTGTATTGGAATTTCCCAGGGAGCGACACCCGTTCCTGTTGGTTTTCTGTCAGCCCACACAAGCTGTCTTTTGGCTTACAGAGGATCAAGGGGCGGCAGAATATGGGCTGGTCACTcttctgtaaataaaatttattggaacatagccatgccCATTCGTTTGTGTATTTTCCTTAGCTGCTTTCCAGCAGAGCGTCATATCTACAACAGAGACCAGGGGCCTGCAAAGCCTAATAGATTTACTGTCTGGACCTTGCAGAAAAAGTTTGTTCACCTTCCTtgcttaagaaaataatccttcCTCAGTAACAAATTTTGCCTCAtttatcttctcctttctttttcctcccaacctctctgtcttcttttcttcttttcccccattATCTTCCCTCAGTTTTGTTCTTCCTCTTacacttctttatttcttcttgctgCAGAAGAGACACGGTACTTTGCTACAGCACACGGACTGCCACGTCCTGACTCCTGAGCTGCTGTAGCCTCACACCTTCCTTCTTAGAGCCGCCCATTCCTGCAGCCACTGTGAGGCCGCCTTTAGCCTCGAGAGCCAGACCCCATGAGCACACAGGGCTTCAG
The genomic region above belongs to Suricata suricatta isolate VVHF042 chromosome 2, meerkat_22Aug2017_6uvM2_HiC, whole genome shotgun sequence and contains:
- the LCOR gene encoding ligand-dependent corepressor isoform X1; the encoded protein is MSELPRIMTHNHHHLPQTLYLKTHGSTGFESILEGLFGPALLKDLSLFKDCEPESISDWTFDENCLFCCLRRDKVKGHLVGLDEPASGAGQEALLKQEQAKIIRFERQAEEFLNAVFYRKDSPWVSDPNIPLVAREIMQRMIQQFAAEYTSKNSSTQDPSQPNSTKNQSLPKASPVTTSPTAATTQNPVLSKLLMADQDSPLDLTVRKSQSEPSEQDGVLDLSTKKSPCAGSTSLSHSPGCSSTQGNGENSTEAIAVDSNNQSKSPLEKFMVKLCTHHQKQFIRVLNDLYTESQPGTEDLPPDSGAMDASTCSAGCAQLGTKHKEKDAVCLDMKSPTSVDLFVDSSGSHSPPHLTEQTLEEPPPETESVDGRQNALTNIQKDSSELPTTKPNSGSSMDSSTLGYLTASNSSSLNFHHIAKSLEGQTTGQEQDTNVKIHEDGKDHMQSSALVESLFAVKGASDNSEESNSCIISQRNSFKALSEEAWDSGFTGNSPRTADKENALLCSSKTPSHQELESSEQDSRPKQENHLHSLGRNKVSYHLHPSDKGQFDHSKDGWLAPSPMPAVHKASNGHSRTKLISTSIKTARKSKRASGLRINDYDNQCDVVYISQPITECHFENQRSILSSRKTARKSTRGYFFNGDCCELPTVRTLARNLHPQEKASCSTLEPEAVVTPKQTLTLSAPGPAVGVQHPREDDHKEPSKEITSLKEGNRDASSEKESQEPEVCAMTNKPSPSSSPRSQETTASSLVSPPPVHLPEEDMPEGSSVVSTPAASGMASPERDQQPVELLEIKEGTVTQDCHLVSSLESISEGGSEDVVSRPHSSPETVSREENPLCSESQSPPGGLEPPLSLGKAEDNQSISTEAETEDTQELDTDPLLKESSTFTNENSNEIEESEKAGGTGKLEGQSSDVKYVSEKDMYDQNIDSSEENLDKKKKGKKLPEASDRCLRSQLPDPSSSDRCLRSQSSDSSSTIPEIKVSKTPSMKRSKKEGCPGETTPEGLLADGLQTKALEDTENPDVNDNPSEKDAEQEGKEGGIITRQTSKNMLAKEVKGEEGGIFPSGDPMTTVGQPLPGERLEIYVQSKLGEKKAHAPLESVPCTFPEQSKEKPEPVPARDTEEVVNEVGGANTQHKDDESDAPSSALGLASGGSGDTAEPPQWVPRLTRLTSSTYNLRHAHSLDSLDTAKVTSEKEAAQGNPKPKENEASENGEPLDENDVDTVIDDQPKFVEWCAEEENQELIANFNAQYARVQKGWIQLEKEAQPTPRSRNKSDKLKEIWKSKKRSRKCRGSLEVQKFSPIQMLFMTNFKLSNVCKWFLETTETRSLVIVKKLNTRLPGDIPPVKHPLQKFSPSSLYPSSLQAERLKKHLKKFPGATPARNNWKTQKLWAKFRENPDQVEPEDGSDVSLGPNSEDSVEEVKESRNTHPPTNSPTPASTRILRKYSNIRGKLRAQQCLIKNEKMESPCGQAVESKQSCKSVCINPLMSPKLALQVDADGFPIKPKSTDGMKGRKGKQASEILLKADVQNKRKRTESGSAQDRKDKGPVVKASKEKHSDGSTKTPAAKKPAARDRTSQLPKKTSLKENKVKIPKKAPGKNCPPARREKENTNKRPAQPAASETVTKPAKQKGAGESSSRPQKATIRKQSSGKSRARPLTKTPESSAAQRKRKLKAKLDSSHGKRRRLDAK